The following DNA comes from Cellulomonas soli.
GCTCCGCGGCGCAGGGCCAGGCGGCCGTCGCGTCCGCGATGACCAAGCTCGGCCTGCCGTACGTGTGGGGCGGTGTCGGTCCGACCGGCTACGACTGCTCGGGCCTGACGTCGACCTCCTGGCGCACCGCGGGCGTGAGCATCAACCGCACCTCGCGCGACCAGTACACGCAGGTCCAGAAGATCTCCTACGACCAGCTGCGGCCCGGCGACCTCATCTTCTGGGCGAGCAACACCGCCGACCCCAGCTCGATCTACCACGTGGCGATGTACATCGGGAACGGGCAGATCATCGAGGCCCCGACCTACAACGTGCCGGTGCGGGTCACCTCGATGCGCTGGTCGGGGACCATGCCCTACGCCGGGCGCCCCTGACCTCGTCCGCAGACGACGAAGGCCCGCTCCCTCAGGGTGGATCCGAGGGGGCGGGCCTTCGTGCGTGCGGTGGTCCCGTCAGTGGTCGTAGCCGGCGTCGATCGCGCGCTGGCGCGACCGCTCGATCTCGGCCTCGGCCTCGGCGCGGCCCGTCCAGTGGGCGCCCTCGACCGACTTGCCCGGCTCCAGGTCCTTGTAGACCTCGAAGAAGTGCTGGATCTCCAGGCGGTGGAAGTCGGACACGTCGTCGATGTCCTGACGCCACGCGGCGCGCTGGTCGCCCGTGGGCACGCACAGGACCTTGTCGTCGCCGCCGGCCTCGTCGCGCATGCGGAACATGCCCAGCGCGCGGCACCGGATCAGGCAGCCCGGGAACGTCGGCTCCTCGAGCAGCACGAGCGCGTCGAGCGGGTCGCCGTCCTCACCGAGGGTGCCCTCGATGAAGCCGTAGTCGTCCGGGTACCGGGTCGAGGTGAACAGCATCCGGTCGAGGCGGATGCGCCCCGTGGCGTGGTCGACCTCGTACTTGTTGCGCTGCCCCTTGGGGATCTCGATCGTGACGTCGAACTCCACTGCACTCCTGTCGCACGTCCGGCGCCCCTCGGTGTGGCGGGGCGGGCGTGACACGTCGTCGTGAGGGCGCCTTCGCGTGCCGTGCGCCCCTGCTACGGACAGTAGTGTGACGCACCGGCGTGACGAGCGCGTCGTCGGTGCCTGGAGGGGACGGTGGAGATGGCCAGCGGATGGCGTGTCGCAGGGACCGCCGTGCTGGTCGTGGTCCTCGGTCTGGGCGCCTACGCGACGGCCGACGCGTACGACCTGGTCCCCGGTGTGCTCACCCTCGCCCCCGTGCCGGAGCCCGCCGCGCCGTTCCCCACCGCGCCCGGCGCGGTCGAGGCGGCGGACGTCACCTCGGCGCTCACGACGCTCGACCCGCAGGTCCCCGTGCCGGACGTCGCCACGCTGCAGGCCAAGGTCGACGCGCTCGCGGCGGACAGTCGGCTCGGCGCCACCGTGGGAGTCGTGGTCGCCGACCAGCTCACGGGCGAGGTCCTCGCCTCGCACCTGCCCGACGAGGGGCGCACCCCGGCATCGACCGCGAAGCTCGTGACCGCGGTGGCCGCGCTCGGCACGCTCGGCGGCGACCTGACGCTCGACACCCGCGTGGTGCGCGGCGACGGCGACACGATCGTGCTCGTCGGCGGTGGCGACATGATGCTCGCCGCCGGTGCGGGCGACCCGGACGCCGTCAACGGGCACGCAGGCCTGGCGGACCTTGCCGCGCAGGTCGCCCAGACCCTGCAGCTCGAGGGGCTCACGAGCGTCCGGCTCGCCTTCGACGACTCGCTCTTCACCGGGCCGTCGCTCAGCCCCCGGTGGGACACCTCCGACATCGCCGCCGGCTACGTCGCCCCCGTCACGGCGCTCGCGGTGGACATCGCCCAGATGTCCGAGGGGGAGTACCCGCCGCGTTACGCCGACCCCTCGCTGCAGGCCGCGCAGACCTTCGCGGCCCGGCTCGCCGAGGCGGGCGTGAGCGTGCAGGGGACGCCGACCCGGGCGACCGCGTCCGACGGCGCGCTCGAGCTCGGTGTCGTGCACTCCGCCACGCTCGACAAGGTCGTGCACCACTTCCTCGACCACTCGGACAACACGATCA
Coding sequences within:
- a CDS encoding inorganic diphosphatase; translation: MEFDVTIEIPKGQRNKYEVDHATGRIRLDRMLFTSTRYPDDYGFIEGTLGEDGDPLDALVLLEEPTFPGCLIRCRALGMFRMRDEAGGDDKVLCVPTGDQRAAWRQDIDDVSDFHRLEIQHFFEVYKDLEPGKSVEGAHWTGRAEAEAEIERSRQRAIDAGYDH
- the dacB gene encoding D-alanyl-D-alanine carboxypeptidase/D-alanyl-D-alanine endopeptidase; the protein is MASGWRVAGTAVLVVVLGLGAYATADAYDLVPGVLTLAPVPEPAAPFPTAPGAVEAADVTSALTTLDPQVPVPDVATLQAKVDALAADSRLGATVGVVVADQLTGEVLASHLPDEGRTPASTAKLVTAVAALGTLGGDLTLDTRVVRGDGDTIVLVGGGDMMLAAGAGDPDAVNGHAGLADLAAQVAQTLQLEGLTSVRLAFDDSLFTGPSLSPRWDTSDIAAGYVAPVTALAVDIAQMSEGEYPPRYADPSLQAAQTFAARLAEAGVSVQGTPTRATASDGALELGVVHSATLDKVVHHFLDHSDNTITEVVSRVVAIDAGLPASFEGASQAVMHAVQTLGADTTGSSLVDASGLGDGSVLTPSLLLDLLRLSTDPAQPLLREVATGMPIAGLTGTLAERYTDSTARGLVRAKTGSLPGVTSLAGTVLDADRRQLIFVVIADQTPAGGQWAPRSAIDAFVIDLAGCGCR